The proteins below come from a single Eubacterium limosum genomic window:
- a CDS encoding ABC transporter ATP-binding protein produces the protein MNEKKTAMEVRNLVFAYGRNVVLRGISFKIEEGKITTLMGANGCGKSTLFSLMTKNLDPRRGKIFLYGKNIYHLGLKDFARRVSIVHQYNTANDDITVERLVSYGRIPHMKMMQGRSDRDEQMIEWALEVTNLQAYRDREVSRLSGGQRQRVWIAMALAQNTKILFLDEPTTYLDIRYQIEILELVKKLNDEFGMTIVMVLHDINQAIYFSDNIIGLQNGCITVEGSPDEVITTESLKELYGISLEVTQVEGQKFVLTV, from the coding sequence GTGAATGAGAAAAAAACAGCCATGGAGGTCCGAAATTTGGTTTTTGCCTACGGTCGCAATGTTGTGCTTCGGGGGATTTCTTTTAAAATTGAGGAAGGAAAAATCACTACACTAATGGGCGCCAATGGTTGTGGTAAATCCACTTTGTTTTCACTGATGACAAAAAACTTAGATCCTCGGCGGGGCAAAATATTTCTTTATGGTAAGAATATTTACCATCTGGGCCTAAAGGATTTTGCCCGGCGGGTATCTATTGTCCATCAGTATAACACAGCCAATGATGATATTACGGTTGAACGGCTGGTGTCCTACGGCAGGATTCCCCATATGAAAATGATGCAGGGGAGAAGTGACCGGGACGAACAAATGATTGAATGGGCATTGGAAGTTACAAATCTCCAGGCTTACCGTGATCGGGAAGTCAGCCGCCTGTCTGGCGGCCAACGTCAGCGGGTTTGGATTGCGATGGCGCTGGCTCAAAATACAAAAATTCTTTTTTTAGATGAACCCACTACTTATCTGGATATCCGTTACCAGATTGAAATACTTGAGTTAGTAAAAAAACTAAACGATGAATTTGGTATGACCATTGTGATGGTGCTCCATGATATTAATCAGGCCATCTATTTTTCCGACAACATTATTGGGCTTCAAAACGGCTGCATCACAGTCGAAGGAAGCCCAGATGAGGTTATCACGACTGAAAGTCTCAAAGAGCTGTATGGGATAAGCCTTGAGGTGACACAGGTAGAAGGACAGAAATTTGTATTGACCGTATGA
- a CDS encoding ABC transporter ATP-binding protein: protein MELLRIENLCKVYGTEENQVTALDHVSLTIEKGDFTAIIGSSGSGKSTLLHMIGGVDVPTSGKVFLDGQDVYAQSNDKLAIFRRRQVGLIYQFHNLIPTLNVVENITLPVLMDKRKVNQKRLNNLLSLLGLKDRQTHLPNQLSGGQQQRVSIGRALMNAPAVMLADEPTGSLDSRNGHEIVNLLKLSNKKYGQTLILVTHDENIALQADRIIGISDGKVVRDERVRP from the coding sequence ATGGAGCTGTTAAGAATTGAAAATTTATGCAAGGTCTATGGGACAGAAGAAAACCAGGTTACTGCCCTCGACCATGTTTCACTTACAATCGAAAAGGGGGATTTCACCGCGATTATCGGGTCGTCCGGTTCAGGAAAATCCACTCTGCTTCATATGATTGGCGGTGTGGACGTGCCCACCAGCGGAAAGGTATTCTTGGACGGACAGGATGTATATGCCCAGAGCAATGATAAGCTGGCGATCTTCCGCAGGCGGCAGGTCGGGCTCATTTATCAGTTTCACAACCTTATTCCCACGCTCAATGTGGTGGAGAACATCACTCTGCCGGTTTTGATGGACAAGCGGAAGGTCAACCAGAAAAGATTGAACAACCTGTTGTCACTGCTTGGCCTGAAAGACCGCCAGACGCATTTGCCCAATCAGCTCTCAGGCGGCCAGCAGCAGCGTGTTTCCATTGGCCGCGCTCTGATGAACGCCCCGGCGGTCATGCTGGCCGATGAACCCACAGGCAGTCTGGACAGCCGGAATGGCCATGAAATTGTCAATCTGTTAAAGCTGAGCAATAAAAAATATGGGCAGACCCTTATCCTCGTCACCCATGATGAAAATATCGCCCTTCAGGCGGACCGCATTATTGGCATATCTGACGGCAAGGTAGTGCGGGATGAAAGGGTGCGGCCATGA
- the isdE gene encoding heme ABC transporter substrate-binding protein IsdE, whose amino-acid sequence MMNGKFVKMTKYFLSFFLIVLMLLSMTGCVDQSGGGESKDTGIQGDVKTMLEISDPQEKAAVESAKKKVAGMNSEPRLVATSPATADICDRLGLDLVGVCSSAISKIPDRYKDVTTVGTAMSPDMEVISSLDPDWILSPASLQSDLQPKYEAVNTDWAFLNLRSVQGMYRSIQELGDIFGRQEEAQKLVDEFTSFYNDYKDKNKDKEKPKVLILMGLPGSYIIATENSYVGSLVELAGGENVYAGSNQEFLTVNTEDMKTKEPDIILRAAHALPDQVVEMFKQDFETNDIWKHFKAVQEGRVYDLPYSQFGMSATFAYPDALNTLQPMLYPESDDDAAKAKENSDNAAKAAENSNATDNTDPNLIKEAEGGQ is encoded by the coding sequence ATGATGAATGGCAAATTCGTTAAAATGACTAAGTATTTTCTGAGTTTTTTCCTGATTGTCCTGATGCTGTTAAGTATGACTGGCTGTGTGGATCAAAGTGGAGGCGGGGAGTCGAAAGATACAGGAATACAAGGCGACGTTAAAACCATGCTGGAAATCAGCGACCCACAGGAGAAAGCCGCGGTAGAGTCTGCGAAAAAAAAAGTAGCTGGAATGAACAGTGAACCCCGTCTGGTAGCCACGTCTCCGGCAACCGCCGACATCTGCGACCGTTTAGGCCTTGATCTGGTGGGGGTGTGCAGCAGTGCAATCTCAAAGATACCAGACCGGTATAAGGATGTAACGACTGTTGGAACCGCCATGAGTCCAGATATGGAGGTGATTTCATCATTAGATCCGGATTGGATTTTAAGCCCTGCATCGCTTCAGAGTGATTTACAGCCAAAATATGAGGCAGTCAACACCGATTGGGCATTTTTAAACCTTCGTAGTGTCCAGGGAATGTACCGATCTATTCAGGAGCTCGGTGATATCTTTGGACGTCAAGAGGAAGCTCAGAAGCTCGTGGATGAATTCACAAGCTTCTATAATGACTATAAAGATAAAAATAAAGATAAGGAAAAACCAAAAGTCTTGATTTTGATGGGGCTTCCAGGCAGTTATATTATTGCAACAGAGAATTCATATGTTGGAAGCTTAGTAGAATTGGCCGGGGGAGAAAATGTTTATGCCGGAAGTAATCAGGAATTTTTAACCGTCAATACTGAGGATATGAAAACTAAAGAGCCGGATATTATCCTTCGGGCCGCACACGCACTACCGGATCAGGTGGTGGAAATGTTCAAACAGGATTTTGAAACCAATGATATCTGGAAGCACTTTAAAGCGGTACAGGAAGGACGGGTTTATGATCTGCCTTATAGCCAGTTTGGCATGAGCGCTACCTTTGCTTATCCAGACGCTCTAAATACATTACAGCCAATGCTTTATCCAGAAAGTGACGACGATGCCGCAAAGGCAAAAGAGAACAGTGACAATGCGGCGAAAGCAGCTGAAAATTCCAATGCAACAGATAATACCGATCCAAATCTTATAAAAGAAGCTGAGGGAGGTCAGTAA
- a CDS encoding DNA methylase — MMNASSKNTPLYSSGKLDSTYLCIDLKSFYASVECVERGLDPITSNLVVADVTRTQKTICLAVSPALKAYGIPGRPRLFEVEQKLKAVRLRTGKDVAYIAATPRMQLYIDYSARIYEIYLKYVSEEDIHVYSIDEVFMDVTHYLSVNQNKDGQPMTARALAKMIIQDIWTTTGITATAGIGTNLYLAKIAMDIVAKHVKADADGARIAELDEMSYRKLLWNHRPITDFWRVGRGIARRLEKNGMVTMGDVARMSLQRGADNRYGENLLYNEFGIDAELLIDHAWGIEPCTMADIKNYKPSNHSLSSGQVLPHAYDSVQGRLIVQEMVDLLVYDLIEKGLSTSSITLHIGYDKDGLNDRRYSGGIHIDHFGRAVPKPAHGTEKLTDAGGRPVYSNSAKKILHAALALYDRIIDKELMLRRVSLTFNDVEGTADRNIVYRQLSLFEEDFLEEEAEKQEQKIQQTLLKIKRRYGNNAIFKGMNLQDGATTLVRNNQIGGHKA, encoded by the coding sequence ATGATGAATGCTTCTTCAAAAAATACTCCGCTTTACAGCTCAGGAAAGCTTGATTCCACTTATCTCTGCATTGATTTAAAGTCATTTTATGCGTCGGTAGAGTGTGTCGAACGCGGTCTTGACCCTATCACAAGCAATCTTGTTGTCGCTGACGTCACCCGCACTCAGAAAACCATCTGCCTGGCGGTTTCCCCCGCCCTGAAAGCCTACGGTATTCCCGGACGTCCCAGACTTTTTGAAGTTGAGCAAAAACTGAAAGCTGTCCGTCTGCGAACGGGAAAGGATGTTGCCTATATTGCCGCGACTCCCAGAATGCAGCTTTATATTGATTACAGCGCCCGAATATATGAGATATACCTTAAATATGTTTCGGAAGAGGATATCCATGTATACAGCATTGATGAAGTTTTTATGGATGTAACCCACTATCTTTCAGTCAACCAAAATAAGGACGGACAACCTATGACGGCGCGTGCGCTGGCAAAGATGATCATTCAGGACATTTGGACAACCACAGGCATCACGGCCACTGCCGGTATTGGAACCAACCTTTATCTGGCCAAGATTGCCATGGATATTGTCGCCAAGCATGTAAAGGCGGATGCGGACGGCGCTCGTATTGCCGAGCTGGATGAAATGAGCTATCGAAAGCTTCTGTGGAACCACCGCCCAATCACGGATTTCTGGCGCGTGGGCCGGGGAATCGCCAGAAGGCTTGAGAAAAACGGGATGGTTACAATGGGTGACGTGGCCAGAATGAGCTTGCAGAGAGGCGCTGATAACCGATATGGCGAAAACCTGCTTTATAATGAGTTTGGTATCGACGCGGAATTGCTCATTGACCACGCCTGGGGAATTGAGCCCTGCACCATGGCCGATATCAAAAACTATAAACCCAGCAACCACTCCCTCTCCTCAGGCCAGGTGCTCCCACACGCTTATGATTCTGTACAGGGAAGACTGATCGTCCAGGAAATGGTGGATTTACTGGTGTACGATCTGATCGAAAAGGGGTTGTCTACATCCAGCATAACTCTGCATATCGGTTATGACAAGGATGGGCTGAACGATCGCCGCTACAGCGGCGGCATTCACATTGACCATTTTGGCCGCGCAGTGCCGAAACCGGCGCACGGGACAGAAAAACTGACCGATGCAGGCGGCCGCCCGGTTTACAGCAACTCGGCAAAAAAAATCCTGCATGCCGCCCTGGCACTCTATGATCGGATCATTGACAAGGAGCTTATGCTGCGTAGGGTATCTCTGACTTTCAATGATGTCGAAGGGACTGCGGACCGAAACATAGTATACCGGCAGCTCAGCCTGTTTGAAGAGGATTTCCTGGAAGAAGAAGCGGAAAAACAAGAGCAAAAGATACAGCAGACGCTGCTCAAAATAAAGCGGAGATATGGAAACAACGCTATTTTCAAAGGTATGAACCTTCAGGATGGCGCAACGACCTTGGTGCGCAACAATCAAATTGGCGGCCATAAGGCGTAA
- a CDS encoding YbaN family protein produces the protein MKNPIKYLWMGVGFLAMGLGAVGVVLPILPTVPFLLLAMFCFAKSSEKLHRWFMNTKLYKNHLATYVKKEGMTVKTKLGIIIPVTILMAIGFALMGRVPIGRIILAVVWAAHLIYFIFIVRTISEKHEVE, from the coding sequence ATGAAAAATCCAATAAAGTATCTGTGGATGGGCGTTGGCTTTTTAGCCATGGGACTTGGAGCTGTCGGTGTTGTACTCCCGATTCTGCCGACAGTCCCTTTTCTGCTGCTGGCAATGTTTTGTTTTGCAAAAAGTTCAGAAAAGCTCCATCGCTGGTTTATGAACACAAAACTTTACAAAAATCATCTGGCAACCTATGTCAAAAAAGAAGGCATGACCGTGAAAACAAAGCTCGGTATTATTATTCCGGTAACCATCCTTATGGCGATTGGGTTTGCCTTAATGGGACGTGTGCCCATAGGCAGGATTATTTTGGCTGTTGTCTGGGCAGCACATTTAATTTATTTTATCTTTATTGTCAGAACCATATCCGAAAAACATGAAGTAGAATAA
- a CDS encoding FecCD family ABC transporter permease, producing the protein MSRCRRKALKSVLSFIVMAILLLALFFAAINIGSLKVSFGQLLSGLFIERNDDVVTIFDLRFPRIIISMLAGAAIAVSGVLFQAVLKNPLADPGIIGISSGASFAAVLVTAFAPALFFFTPFIAFLGGVIAFFLVYSLSWKGGLSPLRIILVGVAVNAMFSGLSSGLNAMNGGDMSGVAAIVNGNITMKTWDDVGTLVPYALIGLLLSIIFSGKCNLLTLEDKTARSLGVNVNAMRIMISLIAVLLASISTAVAGVISFLGLIVPHIGRILVGSDHKALIPFSMLFGAFTFLLADTIGRTIAAPYEVSASIIMSVIGGPFFIILLRRSKKYANA; encoded by the coding sequence ATGAGCCGGTGCCGGCGGAAAGCGTTGAAAAGTGTGCTTTCCTTTATAGTCATGGCAATATTGCTTTTAGCCCTTTTTTTCGCGGCCATCAATATTGGCAGTCTAAAAGTAAGCTTTGGGCAGCTGTTAAGTGGGTTATTTATTGAACGTAATGATGATGTTGTGACTATTTTTGATTTGCGCTTTCCGAGGATCATTATTTCAATGCTTGCGGGAGCGGCTATTGCTGTTTCTGGTGTGCTTTTTCAGGCTGTGCTCAAGAATCCTCTAGCGGATCCTGGTATTATTGGTATTTCCAGTGGTGCAAGCTTTGCCGCAGTGCTGGTAACGGCTTTTGCACCGGCTTTGTTTTTCTTTACCCCGTTTATCGCATTTTTGGGGGGCGTAATCGCGTTCTTTTTAGTGTACAGCCTTTCATGGAAAGGCGGTCTGAGCCCCTTGCGGATCATTCTGGTCGGGGTTGCGGTCAACGCTATGTTTTCCGGCCTTTCAAGCGGTTTAAATGCTATGAACGGCGGTGATATGTCGGGTGTTGCAGCCATTGTCAATGGAAACATCACCATGAAAACCTGGGATGATGTCGGGACGCTGGTTCCCTATGCTTTGATCGGCCTGCTTCTCTCCATTATTTTTTCGGGAAAATGTAATTTGTTGACACTCGAAGATAAAACGGCTCGAAGCCTGGGTGTAAATGTTAATGCAATGCGCATCATGATTTCACTCATTGCGGTGCTGCTAGCCAGTATTTCTACGGCAGTAGCGGGAGTTATCAGTTTTCTAGGATTGATTGTACCGCACATCGGCAGAATTTTGGTTGGGAGTGACCATAAAGCACTCATTCCATTTTCAATGCTTTTTGGCGCTTTTACTTTTTTACTGGCTGATACAATCGGAAGAACAATCGCAGCGCCTTATGAGGTCTCAGCGTCCATTATCATGAGTGTTATTGGCGGGCCATTCTTCATCATTCTTCTCAGGAGGTCAAAAAAGTATGCGAACGCTTAA
- a CDS encoding response regulator transcription factor, whose amino-acid sequence MKRIFLVEDDQAIARNLMLLLKSEGFNVTHAATRRKASDMLAANQFDLALIDISLPDGNGFTVCTEVKEIQDIPVIFLTASGDEASVVTGLNMGADDYITKPFRPRELIARIGTALRKSGRSVSAFEVCGLQVDTASGVVKKNGSEVFLSALEYRLLLMFVSNPKNIITRDRLLDELWDAAGEFVNDNTLTVYIKRLREKIEDDPAKPKIIRTVRGTGYRLGDGHAPE is encoded by the coding sequence ATGAAACGCATATTTTTGGTTGAGGACGATCAGGCCATCGCGAGAAATCTGATGCTTTTACTCAAGTCGGAAGGGTTTAACGTCACCCATGCTGCCACCCGGAGGAAAGCCTCAGATATGCTCGCTGCCAATCAATTTGATCTGGCACTTATTGACATATCCCTGCCTGACGGGAATGGCTTTACCGTTTGCACAGAGGTCAAAGAAATTCAGGATATTCCCGTCATTTTTCTGACAGCCTCTGGCGATGAGGCGAGTGTTGTTACCGGACTGAATATGGGTGCGGATGACTATATTACAAAGCCCTTCCGCCCCCGTGAACTGATTGCGCGGATCGGGACCGCTCTGCGAAAAAGCGGACGTTCTGTATCAGCTTTTGAAGTGTGCGGGCTCCAGGTCGATACAGCGAGCGGTGTGGTGAAGAAAAATGGTAGCGAGGTTTTTCTTTCAGCTTTGGAATACCGGCTGCTATTGATGTTTGTGAGCAACCCTAAAAACATTATCACAAGAGACCGGCTGTTGGATGAGCTGTGGGATGCGGCGGGCGAGTTTGTCAATGACAATACCTTAACCGTCTATATCAAACGGCTGCGGGAAAAGATAGAGGATGATCCTGCAAAACCGAAAATTATTCGGACTGTCCGTGGGACAGGCTATCGTCTGGGTGACGGCCATGCTCCGGAATAG
- a CDS encoding sensor histidine kinase, whose translation MLRNREFKRFAVLFLMMAAAFTALGFAISRAAGVLVLMSAAAFGIAFYTHTRARYRSIAKISDQIDLVLHNFDHLDIDELDEGELSILYSEVKKMTLRIREQNDALKREKTHLADSLADIAHQLRTPLTSVNLLLSLLSNSTDENERKTFVREAEELLMRMDWLLTSLLKLSRLDAGVVVFQSELIDAESLIYTALRPLQIPMELHAVRVQLDVPKGARIQGDSGWLSEAIQNILKNCMESVGENGSIEIVCTDNPLFTEIAIYDSGPGFKKEDIPCLFDRFYRGKSTNASGYGIGLALCKMIITGQGGSITARNRPQGGAAFTLRFPK comes from the coding sequence ATGCTCCGGAATAGAGAATTTAAGCGGTTTGCGGTTCTGTTTTTAATGATGGCCGCTGCTTTTACCGCGCTGGGATTTGCTATCAGCCGTGCGGCCGGAGTACTGGTGCTTATGTCCGCCGCCGCCTTTGGCATTGCCTTTTACACGCATACCAGAGCCCGGTACAGAAGCATTGCGAAAATTTCTGATCAAATTGATCTTGTGCTTCACAATTTCGACCATCTGGATATTGACGAATTGGATGAGGGTGAGCTCTCCATTTTGTACAGCGAGGTAAAAAAAATGACACTGCGCATTCGAGAGCAAAACGATGCGCTGAAAAGGGAAAAAACACATTTGGCCGATTCGCTGGCAGATATTGCCCATCAGCTCCGCACACCCCTCACATCCGTGAACCTTCTTCTGTCCCTGCTTTCGAACAGCACTGATGAAAATGAACGGAAGACCTTTGTGCGTGAGGCTGAAGAACTGCTCATGCGTATGGACTGGCTGCTCACATCCCTTTTAAAATTATCCCGTCTGGATGCGGGCGTCGTGGTATTCCAGAGCGAGCTGATTGATGCAGAAAGTCTGATATACACTGCGCTGCGCCCGCTTCAAATCCCGATGGAGCTGCACGCTGTCAGAGTACAGCTTGATGTGCCGAAGGGAGCGAGGATTCAAGGGGATTCCGGCTGGCTTTCAGAGGCCATTCAAAACATTCTCAAAAATTGTATGGAGAGCGTAGGTGAAAATGGGAGCATTGAGATTGTATGTACCGATAATCCGCTGTTTACCGAGATCGCCATCTATGACAGCGGCCCAGGCTTTAAAAAAGAGGATATACCGTGCCTGTTCGACCGGTTTTACCGGGGAAAAAGCACAAACGCGTCGGGCTACGGCATTGGTCTGGCACTCTGTAAGATGATTATAACAGGGCAGGGAGGGTCCATCACAGCCAGAAACCGACCCCAGGGCGGTGCGGCCTTTACCCTTCGCTTCCCAAAGTGA